A genomic window from Panthera tigris isolate Pti1 chromosome B4, P.tigris_Pti1_mat1.1, whole genome shotgun sequence includes:
- the PPP6R2 gene encoding serine/threonine-protein phosphatase 6 regulatory subunit 2 isoform X9 codes for MDLLLRLVSCVEPAGLRQEVLHWLNEEKIIQRLVELIHPSQDEDRQSNASQTLCDIIRLGREQASQLQEAPEPDPLLTVLESQDCVEQLLKNMFDGDQTESCLVSGTQVLLTLLETRRAGTEGLVDSFSQGLEGLCTVSSSILHGIEPRLKDFHQLLLSPPKKKAILTTIGVLEEPLGNARLHGARLMAALLHTNTPSINQELCRLNTMGLLLDLFFKYTWNNFLHFQVELCIAAILSHAAREDRAEASGLEGRAELLPGSGDPEAPPPAASRPENTMVTHLFQKCCLVQRILEAWEANDHAQAAGGMRRGNMGHLTRIANAVVQNLERGPMQTHISEVIRGLPADCRGRWENFVEETLAETNRRNAVDLVSTHHLHPSSEDEDMEGVFPNELSLQQAFSEYQVQQMTATFVDQFGFNDEEFADQDDSVNAPFDRIAEINFSIDADEDSPSAALFEACCSDHIQPFDDDEEDDIWEDKETHCTARVTARARFGGPHTSESCSKNGLERGGQDRKEGLEADKDVALAGAPLASAQKEGPRLEGGSEAGASWAVFEETVNSPVPVPGVAVDVGSGVWASSTPSPSALEEKGWAKFTDFQPFCCSESGPRCSSPVDTGHGGAQDSLTQGPERTPPYPVVGPASPCAWNACVTRKAPPVVSDNTEDEQKMAGALETVSMGPSRETPLLPASVPRAECTASTLSDPTSPAPAEATFPPAVAVPPEAAVAATTAPGKASPAPAALPVAPVLSGAVPTGPVAAITTAAPSTCTAAILGTATKDRKMDTPPPAGATLNGPV; via the exons ATGGACCTGCTGCTGCGCCTTGTCAGCTGCGTGGAGCCTGCCGGGCTCCGGCAGGAAGTCCTGCAT tgGCTTAATGAAGAGAAGATCATCCAGAGGCTGGTGGAGCTGATCCACCCAAGTCAGGATGAAGAT agACAGTCCAACGCCTCTCAGACTCTCTGTGACATCATCAGGCTGGGCAGAGAGCAGGCCAGTCAGCTGCAGGAGGCCCCGGAGCCAGACCCCCTCCTCACAGTGCTGGAGTC GCAGGACTGTGTGGAGCAGCTTCTGAAGAACATGTTTGATGGAGACCAGACTGAGAGCTGCCTCGTTAGTGGGACTCAGGTGTTACTTACCTTGCTGGAAACAAGGCGGGCTGG GACAGAGGGCTTGGTGGACTCCTTTTCTCAGGGACTGGAAGGGCTGTGTACCGTCAGCAGCAGCATACTGCACGGCATTGAGCCACGACTGAAGGACTTCCACCAGCTTCTACTCAGCCCGCCAAAG AAAAAAGCGATCCTGACCACCATTGGCGTGCTGGAGGAGCCTTTGGGGAATGCCCGTCTGCACGGGGCCCGCCTCATGGCTGCACTGCTGCACACGAACACGCCCAGCATCAACCAGGAACTCTGCCGGCTCAACACCATGGGCTTACTGCTG GACCTGTTTTTTAAGTACACCTGGAATAACTTCCTGCACTTCCAAGTGGAACTATGCATAGCCGCTATTCTCTCCCATGCTGCCCGCGAGGACAGGGCAGAAGCCAGTGGACTGGAGGGCAGGGCGGAGCTTCTGCCCGGAAGCGGGGACCCAGAGGCCCCCCCGCCTGCTGCCAGCCGCCCTGAGAACACAATGGTGACCCAC CTGTTCCAGAAGTGCTGCCTGGTCCAGCGGATCCTGGAGGCCTGGGAAGCCAATGATCACGCACA GGCAGCGGGTGGCATGAGGAGAGGCAACATGGGCCACCTTACCCGAATTGCCAATGCGGTGGTACAGAACCTGGAGAGGGGCCCCATGCAGACCCACATCAGCGAAGTCATCCGAG GGCTCCCTGCGGACTGCCGTGGGCGCTGGGAGAACTTCGTGGAGGAGACACTGGCGGAGACCAACCGCAGGAACGCTGTGGACCTG GTAAGCACCCACCACCTTCACCCCTCGAGTGAGGATGAGGACATGGAGGGCGTTTTCCCTAATGAGCTGTCCCTGCAGCAG gctTTCTCCGAGTACCAGGTCCAGCAGATGACAGCCACCTTCGTGGATCAGTTTGGCTTCAATGACGAGGAGTTTGCAGACCAGGATGACAGTGTCAA TGCTCCCTTCGACAGGATTGCTGAGATAAACTTCAGCATCGATGCTGACGAGGACAGT CCCAGCGCAGCTCTGTTTGAGGCCTGCTGCAGTGACCACATCCAGCCTTTTGACGATGATGAGGAGGATGACATCTGGGAGGACAAGGAGACGCACTGCACTGCCCGAGTGACGGCTAGAGCCAG gtttgggGGCCCTCACACCTCAGAGAGCTGCTCAAAGAATGGCCTGGAGCGTGGAGGCCAGGACAGGAAGGAGGGCTTGGAAGCAGACAAGGATGTGGCTCTGGCAGGTGCCCCTCTGGCCTCAGCCCAGAAGGAAGGTCCTCGCTTGGAGGGTGGCTCAGAAG cAGGTGCCTCGTGGGCAGTATTTGAGGAGACGGTGAACTCGCCAGTGCCGGTTCCAGGAGTGGCGGTGGATGTGGGTTCCGGCGTGTGGGCATCCAGCACCCCCAGCCCTTCGGCTTTGGAGGAAAAAGGCTGGGCCAAGTTCACCGACTTCCAGCCTTTCTGCTG CTCCGAGTCGGGGCCCAGGTGCAGCTCCCCGGTGGACACGGGCCACGGCGGTGCCCAGGATAGCCTGACCCAGGGCCCAGAGAGGACCC CTCCCTATCCTGTAGTAGGCCCAGCTTCCCCATGTGCCTGGAACGCGTGTGTCACCAGGAAGGCCCCCCCAGTGGTTTCCGACAACACTGAGGACGAGCAGAAGATGGCAGGTGCCTTGGAGACTGTCAGCATGGGTCCCAGCCGGGAGACCCCCCTGCTGCCTGCGTCAGTCCCCAG GGCTGAGTGCACCGCCAGCACGCTGTCAGaccccacctcccctgcacctgCAGAAGCAACCTTCCCCCCAGCTGTGGCTGTCCCCCCTGAGGCTGCTGTGGCGGCCACCACGGCGCCGGGCAAGGCCAGTCCCGCCCCAGCTGCCCTGCCAGTTGCTCCTGTGTTGAGCGGGGCGGTTCCAACAGGGCCCGTAGCGGCCATCACCACTGCAGCCCCATCCACATGCACAGCAGCCATCCTGGGGACAGCGACAAAAGACAG GAAGATGGACACACCACCACCTGCAGGAGCCACCTTGAACGGCCCCGTgtga